One window of the Pristiophorus japonicus isolate sPriJap1 chromosome 24 unlocalized genomic scaffold, sPriJap1.hap1 SUPER_24_unloc_2, whole genome shotgun sequence genome contains the following:
- the LOC139241229 gene encoding probable G-protein coupled receptor 139 isoform X2, with translation MDPLPSPQPHANVVTIVILSRGKSGLSRCITRYLVTMAAADLLVIITDVILVRINDYYFPTTFLLITSVCSFLIALMRTVTDISVWFTNAFTFDRFVTICCQKLRTKYCTEKTASLVIGTVCLLFCIKNMAWFFTFEPYITIDNVPWGWHEKPEYYTVTAWVAFGWINRSLTPLLPIFLILLLNALTVGYNLAASRVRTRLMGSKNDVNHNDPEMENRRKSIILLFAISGNFILLWMTYVIYF, from the exons atggaccctctaccatctcctcagccacacg CTAATgttgtgacgattgtgatcctgtcccggggaaagagcggtctctccagatgtatcactcgctacctggtgaccatggcagcggcggatctactggtcattatcactgatgtgatacttGTTCGGATTAATGATTActatttcccgactaccttcctgctCATCACATCTGTGTGTTCTTTCCTCATAGCGCTGATGCGCacagtcaccgatatttctgtgTGGTTTACAaacgctttcactttcgatcgttttgttaccatttgttgccagaagctgaggactaaatattgcaccgagaaaactgcatccctggttataggaaccgtgtgcctgctgttctgtatCAAAAACATGGCCTGGTTCTTTACTTTTGAACCCTACATTACAATCGACAATGTACCCTGGGGCTGGCATGAAAAacccgagtattacactgtaactgcttgggtagcaTTTGGCTGGATTAACCGCAGTTTAActccactgctcccaatattcctgatattgctgctcaatgctctgactgtaggatacaatttggcggccagcagagtccgcaCGAGGCTGATGGGCAGCAAgaatgatgtgaatcacaatgatccggagatggagaaccgaaggaaatccatcatcttactctttgctatatccggtaacttcatactgctctggatgACGTATGTGATATATTTCTGA
- the LOC139241229 gene encoding probable G-protein coupled receptor 139 isoform X1 — protein sequence MDPLPSPQPHANLLTIMILLRGNCGLCKCVSVYMVAMATADLLVMIINILVNRILRYHFPHSFLSYTVVCKMVIYLQCVALYWSVWFTVSFTFDRFVSICCEKFKAKYCTVRTAAAVITSFSVVISLKSLLFWFGYGPERIINNVQWGCSTRVNFFSSPLGVVLTWMQNACFNWLAFALILLFNCLIVRRILVASRARRVLRGHGNENQSDPEMKNRRRSIILLFTISGSFVLLWLTTIVTGLNTKLKTTVHYRGDFSAPSYIAAETGFMLMYLSSCTNTCIYAATQTKFRTEMKEVMKIPGTFIVKKIKSQSNVSCQN from the exons atggaccctctaccatctcctcagccacacg CGAACCTACTGACAATCATGATTCTCCTCAGGGGAAATTGCGGCCTTTGCAAATGTGTCTCTGTGTACATGGTCgccatggcaacagcagatttACTGGTGATGATCATCAATATATTAGTGAACCGCATTTTACGTTATCATTTCCCACATTCATTCCTGTCCTACACTGTCGTTTGTAAGATGGTTATATACTTGCAATGTGTAGCCTTGTATTGGTCGGTGTGGTTTACAGTCTCGttcacatttgaccgatttgtATCGATATGCTGCGAGAAGTTTAAAGCAAAGTATTGCACAGTCAGAACTGCGGCCGCGGTTATAACATCTTTCTCTGTCGTGATCAGTTTAAAGAGCCTCCTTTTCTGGTTTGGATATGGACCTGAGAGAATAATTAACAATGTTCAGTGGGGTTGCAGCACAAGAGTGAACTTTTTTTCATCGCCTCTAGGTGTAGTGTTGACCTGGATGCAAAATGCTTGTTTTAATTGGCTTGCATTTGCTCTGATATTACTGTTTAATTGTTTGATAGTTAGgcgtattttagtggccagtagagCCCGCAGGGTACTCCGGGGTCATGGCAATGAGAATCAGAGCGATCCAGAGATGAAGAACCGAAGGAGATCCATCATTTTATTGTTCACTATATCAGGCAGTTTTGTACTGTTGTGGCTGACAACTATTGTTACTGGTTTAAATACCAAATTGAAAACCACCGTGCATTACCGAGGCGATTTTTCCGCCCCTTCTTATATTGCCGCTGAAACTGGTTTTATGCTCATGTATTTGAGTTCATGTACAAATACATGTATTTATGCAGCTACACAAACTAAATTCAGGACAGAGATGAAGGAGGTGatgaaaattcctgggacatttatTGTTAAAAAAATAAAAAGTCAAAGCAATGTTTCCTGTCAAAACTAG